The region CGCTTCCACACGGACATGGTGCACTGTCGCATGTTGATCACCCTGGCCGGCCCCACGACCGAGTGGATCGCCCACGATGAGGTGGACTTCGAGTGCCTCGCCGATCGCAGCTCGCAGGACGTGCCCGTGCGCAGCGGCGGTCACGTGCGCACGCTCGACCCGGGGGCCTGGTCCCTGCTCAAGGGCGGCCGTTGGGATCACGAGTTCCAGGGGGTGGTGCACCGCTCGCCTCACGACGAGGCCAAGCGCCTGCTCTTGTCGTTCGATCCCTTGTTCGTCTCCTAGGAAGCCCCTAGCTGGCGCAGCCGCGCGCTAGCGCGAACTCTCCTCGGCGCTCGCGGTCCCAAGTCGGGCGCGCCCCCGGCTTGCCGAGGATGTTCAAGAACGGGCAGGGGAGCGTTAGCATGGCTTCCCGCTCGCCCACCTACCCAACGGACGAAGTCGCGGTCTTTCGATGAGTGAGGGTCCTGCCCGCGCTGCATCGAGAGGCCGGCGCGAAGGAACAGAAGGACCACCACCCGTGAATCGCACCGCTCCCGCCCTACTTCTCACCGGTCTCGTCGCGGCCTCCGCCCTGGCACAGGACGGCACGCGCATGCTGCGCTACCCAGATCTGCACGCGGATCAGGTGGTCTTCAGCTACGCCGGCGATCTCTGGTTGGCGCCCGTGGACGGCAGGGCCCAGGCGCGGCGCCTGACCTCCCACCCTGGCCTCGAGCTCTACCCGCGCTTCTCGCCGGACGGCTCCCAAGTGGCCTTCACCGGGCAGTACCGCGGTGACGAGCAGGTTTACGTCATCGATGTGGCCGGCGGCGAACCCAAGCAGCTCACCTACTACCCGACCCAGGGTCCGCTGCCTGCGCGCTGGGGCACGGACCACCAGGTGTACGACTGGAGCCCCGACGGCAGCAAGGTGCTGTTCCGCTCCGTGCGCGAGGACTTCAACGATCCGCGCCTGTACGAGGTGTCCGTGAAAGGCGGCCTGCCGGCCGTGCTGCCCATGCCACGTGCGGGCTCCGGCGTGTTCTCACCGGACGGCACACGCGTGCTCTACGCGCCGCTCTTCCGTGACTTCCGGACGTGGAAGCGCTATCAAGGCGGTTGGGCGCAGGATCTGTACGTCTACGATCTCAAGAACGACACGTCAGCACCGATCGCGACGGATCAGCGCACGGAGCGCGACCCCGTCTGGCTGCCCACGGGCATGTTCTTCGTCTCCGATCGCGACGGCATCCTGAACCTCTACGCGGCTGGCGACGGTGGCAACGCGGAGCAACTCACCGCCCACGGCACGTGGGACATCAAATGGGCGAGTGGCGATGGCGTGTCGCGGATCGTCTACGAGGTGGAGGGGCTGATCGGCCTCTACGACACCAAGTCCCGCCAGGAGCGCATGCTCAGCATCGACGTGCCGGACGACCGCGTACGCCGTACCGCACGCCGTATCGAGGTGCAGAAGCAGATCGAGGACTACTCGGTGTCGCCGGCGGCGGAGCGGATCGCCGTGACCGCTCGCGGCGATGTGTTCAGCGTGCCCGCCGAGCACGGCGTGACGCGCAACCTCACGCGCAACGCGAACGCCCACGATCGTGAGGCCGCGTGGTCACCGGACGGCACCCACATCGCCTTCATCAGCGACCGCAGCGGCGAAGAGCAGGTCTACGTGGTGGACAGCGCCGGCGGCGATGCGCGAGCGCTCACCACGCTGGAGCCCTTGCGGCTCTACGGTCCGCGTTGGGCCCCGGATGGAGAGTCGCTGGCGTTCCACGATCACCAGGGCCGCGTGCACCTGGTGGACTTGCAAGGTAAGCACCGGATCGTCGCGACGTCCCCCTACGGTGTCATCGACGACTACCAGTGGGCCCCCGACTCCCAGTGGATCACCTACTCCCGCCAGACCGAGGAAGGCATGTACGCCGTGTTCGTCTGGTCCCGCAAGGACGGTGAGACCCGCACCGTGAGCGAGCCCCTGTTCCAGGCCTTCGGTCCCGCCTTCGGCCACGACGGCAAGCACCTCTACTTCTTGAGCGACCGCCAGTTCGCGCCGCAGATCGGCGCCTTCGAATGGAACTACGTGGGCGATCGCGAGACCGGCATCTTCGCCCTCGCGCTCACCAAAGATGCTCCCAATCCCTTCGGCCCGCGCAACGACGAGGTACCGTCGGCGGAGGAAGATGAGGACGAGGACAGCGAGAAGAAGGAGAAGGACGACAACGAGGAGGGAGCCGATGAGGTGAGCGTGGTCATCGACTTCGATGGTCTTGCCCAGCGCGTCATCCGCGTGCCCGTGGAGGCGGACAACATCGCCGCCATCATGCCCCTCGCCGAGCACCTGCTCTACGTGACCACCGGGCCCTTCTACTACGGCCGCTCGCCCGACGTGAAGACCACCCTGCGGGCACTCGAGATGAAGTCGCGCGAGAGCAAGGAGATCGTGGCCGACATCTCCGGCGTCGTGCGCTCTGCTGACGGTAAAGCCGTGGTGGTGCGTACCGGGGGCGGCCTCAAGCGCATCGAACTCGCCAAGCCTGGCGACGCCAAGG is a window of Pseudomonadota bacterium DNA encoding:
- a CDS encoding S41 family peptidase; this translates as MNRTAPALLLTGLVAASALAQDGTRMLRYPDLHADQVVFSYAGDLWLAPVDGRAQARRLTSHPGLELYPRFSPDGSQVAFTGQYRGDEQVYVIDVAGGEPKQLTYYPTQGPLPARWGTDHQVYDWSPDGSKVLFRSVREDFNDPRLYEVSVKGGLPAVLPMPRAGSGVFSPDGTRVLYAPLFRDFRTWKRYQGGWAQDLYVYDLKNDTSAPIATDQRTERDPVWLPTGMFFVSDRDGILNLYAAGDGGNAEQLTAHGTWDIKWASGDGVSRIVYEVEGLIGLYDTKSRQERMLSIDVPDDRVRRTARRIEVQKQIEDYSVSPAAERIAVTARGDVFSVPAEHGVTRNLTRNANAHDREAAWSPDGTHIAFISDRSGEEQVYVVDSAGGDARALTTLEPLRLYGPRWAPDGESLAFHDHQGRVHLVDLQGKHRIVATSPYGVIDDYQWAPDSQWITYSRQTEEGMYAVFVWSRKDGETRTVSEPLFQAFGPAFGHDGKHLYFLSDRQFAPQIGAFEWNYVGDRETGIFALALTKDAPNPFGPRNDEVPSAEEDEDEDSEKKEKDDNEEGADEVSVVIDFDGLAQRVIRVPVEADNIAAIMPLAEHLLYVTTGPFYYGRSPDVKTTLRALEMKSRESKEIVADISGVVRSADGKAVVVRTGGGLKRIELAKPGDAKAISTANLILYRAPADEWLVAFDEVWRRFRDYFYVRNMHGYDWEALRDRYRPLVQHVSTREDLNTLIGEMIAELNVGHAYVQGGDLQAPKRSSAALLGARFEADKTAGRYRIAHLYAGHNAEAKYRSPLTEVGVGVEVGDYVIAIDGRELTLADNPYDLLTDRGAQPVELTVSSTAKADDTRRVLVDPIADETSLVYLEWVEKNRLYVAEKTDGQVGYVHIPDMGSAGIYEFIKWYYPQLRKRGLIVDVRGNGGGNVSQMILRRLMQRPLAYGHQAHNQWTNTYPATAFTGPMVALISENSASDGDIFPYFFREAKLGPLIGKRTWGGVVGIT